A region from the Hypericibacter adhaerens genome encodes:
- a CDS encoding ureidoglycolate lyase, with protein MDSPTFEIAYRPSTEAERFVEAPLVVANEETLRGYGNLVDAFDAQKIEIVRWPAQGWRPVDKNSGDQGGTTEGMFEFWWRDGALQATNEAVGDSYVFGWSDFPGKLAVRKNSPRERALIWRANYHPDGGQLFFPIDREPFIAPLALPGDDVTPDKFVAFWCDGTKGLYIHPNIWHAAVVPLADHARFRDRQGKVHARVSVDFVKEFGCFLAAPMRQPGGAEAKTR; from the coding sequence ATGGATTCGCCCACCTTCGAGATCGCCTATCGCCCGTCGACCGAAGCCGAGCGCTTCGTCGAGGCGCCCTTGGTGGTGGCGAACGAAGAGACGCTGCGGGGCTATGGCAATCTCGTCGACGCGTTCGACGCGCAGAAGATCGAGATCGTGCGTTGGCCGGCCCAAGGCTGGCGGCCGGTGGACAAGAATTCCGGCGACCAGGGCGGCACCACCGAGGGGATGTTCGAGTTCTGGTGGCGCGACGGCGCGCTCCAGGCGACCAACGAGGCGGTCGGCGACAGCTATGTCTTCGGCTGGAGCGATTTTCCCGGCAAGCTGGCGGTGCGCAAGAACAGCCCGCGCGAGCGCGCCCTCATCTGGCGCGCCAACTACCATCCCGACGGCGGCCAGCTTTTCTTCCCCATCGACCGTGAGCCCTTCATCGCGCCGCTGGCCCTGCCCGGCGACGACGTGACGCCCGACAAGTTCGTCGCCTTCTGGTGCGACGGCACGAAGGGCCTCTATATCCACCCGAACATCTGGCATGCCGCGGTCGTGCCGCTCGCCGACCATGCCCGCTTCCGCGACCGGCAGGGCAAGGTCCATGCCCGCGTCTCGGTCGATTTCGTCAAGGAGTTCGGCTGCTTCCTCGCCGCGCCGATGCGGCAGCCGGGCGGAGCCGAGGCGAAGACCCGCTGA
- a CDS encoding S8 family serine peptidase: MATSDAALTSSIARLSAGSRVVSAKDDAAAMAVGSRINAKVQALRQAGVNAGQAASMVQIADGAMAKVGTIIDRMKSLAVQSSSGQLSSAERAMINTEYVALRDEIDRISGATEFNGQTLVGYTGAVYTLRGDAQHGVVKLNGVALGLGDSFTQTDLDLGRVTYENDGSGAATDRLIVSVSDQDGNALGTIAGAGSATTFEDAEYRNSGGLGIINASTAYARAAAYGTNAAGNGITVAVIDSGVDTTHSQLTANLLSGTDIADGDANPDDDNAAVGGHGTHVAGIIAAVNDGIGTQGVAFQAQILPVKVVATASGGGIDPNDVAAAITYAVAQGAKIINMSLGGLFPSAAENAAIDAAVAAGVVVIAASGNSALSDPAWPAQYAIDPNADGSMLAVGATDYLDHMASFSNRAGVAKVATVDAPGVDILSTYVGNTLAYLSGTSMASPLVAGAAAVLESLFPNLSGKEITNLLTSTARDMGQVGADSTWGQGIIDLARASLPQIQIDIGVGSGGDLTVSNGGSGLVTNAILDATSVYSSIAAPTSRDYSIKVATDTGSSDRIGVDLDAISSYNLGLHLTKVDSAANAESAISALDTAMDRLVKARAGLGASLNRLDFAAANIATTVENSEAARSALLDLDMASEMILATSRQVLVQVGVSMSVQGNMHQRDLLHLLQ; the protein is encoded by the coding sequence TTGGCGACGAGCGACGCGGCTCTCACCAGCTCGATCGCCCGGCTTTCGGCGGGCTCGCGCGTCGTCAGCGCCAAGGACGATGCCGCGGCGATGGCCGTCGGCTCGCGCATCAACGCGAAGGTCCAGGCGCTGCGCCAGGCGGGCGTGAATGCCGGCCAGGCGGCCTCGATGGTGCAGATCGCCGACGGCGCCATGGCGAAGGTCGGCACCATCATCGACCGGATGAAGTCGCTCGCCGTCCAGTCCTCCTCGGGCCAGCTCTCCTCGGCCGAGCGGGCGATGATCAACACCGAATATGTGGCCCTGCGCGACGAGATCGACCGCATCTCCGGCGCCACCGAGTTCAACGGCCAGACGCTCGTGGGTTATACGGGCGCGGTCTATACCCTGCGCGGCGACGCCCAGCACGGCGTGGTGAAGCTCAACGGCGTGGCGCTGGGGCTGGGCGACAGCTTCACCCAGACCGATCTCGATCTCGGCCGCGTCACCTACGAGAACGATGGATCGGGGGCCGCGACCGACCGGCTGATCGTCAGCGTCTCGGACCAGGACGGCAACGCGCTCGGCACCATCGCGGGCGCGGGCAGCGCCACCACCTTCGAGGATGCGGAATACCGCAACTCGGGCGGGCTCGGCATCATCAACGCCTCGACCGCCTATGCCCGCGCCGCGGCCTACGGCACCAACGCCGCCGGCAACGGCATCACCGTGGCGGTGATCGACAGCGGCGTCGACACCACCCACAGCCAGCTCACCGCCAACTTGCTGTCGGGCACCGACATCGCCGACGGCGACGCCAACCCGGATGACGACAACGCGGCCGTCGGCGGCCACGGCACGCATGTGGCCGGCATCATCGCCGCGGTCAATGACGGCATCGGCACCCAGGGCGTCGCCTTCCAGGCGCAGATCCTCCCCGTGAAGGTCGTGGCGACGGCGAGCGGCGGCGGGATCGATCCCAACGACGTGGCGGCCGCCATCACCTATGCGGTGGCCCAGGGCGCCAAGATCATCAATATGAGCCTGGGCGGGCTGTTCCCGAGCGCCGCCGAGAACGCGGCGATCGACGCAGCCGTGGCGGCGGGCGTGGTGGTGATCGCGGCCTCCGGCAACTCGGCCCTCTCCGATCCGGCCTGGCCCGCCCAGTATGCGATCGATCCCAATGCCGACGGCTCGATGCTGGCGGTGGGCGCCACCGACTATCTCGATCACATGGCGAGCTTCTCGAACCGCGCCGGCGTCGCCAAGGTGGCGACGGTCGATGCGCCCGGCGTCGACATCCTCTCGACCTATGTCGGCAACACGCTCGCCTATCTCTCCGGCACCTCGATGGCCTCGCCGCTCGTCGCCGGCGCCGCGGCGGTGCTGGAAAGCCTGTTCCCGAACCTGAGCGGCAAGGAGATCACCAACCTCCTGACCTCGACCGCCCGCGACATGGGCCAGGTCGGCGCCGACAGCACCTGGGGCCAGGGCATCATCGATCTCGCCCGCGCCAGCCTGCCGCAGATCCAGATCGATATCGGCGTGGGCTCCGGCGGCGACCTCACCGTCAGCAATGGCGGCTCGGGCCTGGTGACCAACGCGATCCTCGATGCGACCTCGGTCTATAGCAGCATCGCGGCGCCGACCAGCCGCGACTACTCGATCAAGGTCGCCACCGACACCGGCAGCTCGGACCGCATCGGCGTCGATCTCGATGCGATCAGCAGCTACAATCTGGGCCTGCATCTGACCAAGGTCGACAGCGCGGCCAACGCGGAGAGCGCCATCAGCGCACTCGACACCGCGATGGACCGGCTGGTCAAGGCGCGCGCCGGGCTGGGGGCCTCGCTCAACCGGCTCGATTTCGCCGCCGCCAACATCGCCACCACGGTCGAGAACAGCGAGGCCGCGCGCAGCGCGCTGCTCGATCTCGACATGGCGTCGGAGATGATCCTGGCCACCTCGCGCCAGGTCCTGGTGCAGGTCGGCGTCTCGATGTCGGTGCAGGGCAACATGCACCAGCGCGACCTGCTCCACCTGCTGCAGTAG
- a CDS encoding glycosyltransferase family protein, which translates to MPVLFSTHTQPGYMDPPVLSPGQVVCGPERPDRDYRGLVTSLKTPLGRYDLAQQIERLPAEQRPELVVVRADATRRNRPVNLAGIKARKVLLVGDTHHRRAPIAGLIDYAKSEPFDLVLLDYTRQHAHFFVEAGVRNLHWLPGFAVDPPPPALARRPQKGLIFVGMLEAQHAQRRRMIEALMAAGLKPELFHAFGAQAPQLHAAATVSFNCSLNGDLNQRVIEVPAAGGCLLTDRLAPQAGLEILFEPGRDLELYDGPEELVERARALLADPARAAAIAAAGLARYREAYAPAATQAEFAALLEGRGGRAAHALSREPRAAKPALAEPERLAARLALYQAVQELHRREPALAMLLAGEADPDSAADLVDLPRLRVSVEPGLPAPAQAAIERLILPGQVTVAPAQQRRWDILAASPAWLAAAGGAAFLARACRALALSERPDGAATAMLASAGFTPWRDEPALHLSPELAATLNASDQAR; encoded by the coding sequence ATGCCTGTCCTGTTCTCCACCCACACTCAGCCCGGCTATATGGACCCGCCGGTCCTGTCGCCGGGCCAGGTGGTCTGCGGGCCCGAGCGGCCCGATCGCGATTATCGCGGGCTGGTGACGAGCCTGAAGACGCCGCTTGGCCGCTACGATCTGGCGCAACAGATCGAGCGGCTGCCGGCGGAGCAGCGCCCCGAGCTGGTGGTGGTGCGCGCCGATGCGACGCGGCGCAACCGTCCGGTCAATCTCGCCGGCATCAAGGCCCGCAAGGTGCTCCTGGTCGGCGACACCCATCACCGCCGGGCCCCCATCGCCGGCCTCATCGATTACGCGAAGAGCGAGCCGTTCGACCTCGTGCTGCTGGACTATACCCGCCAGCATGCGCATTTCTTCGTCGAGGCGGGGGTGCGGAACCTGCACTGGCTGCCGGGCTTCGCCGTCGATCCGCCGCCGCCGGCCCTGGCGCGGAGGCCGCAGAAAGGCCTGATCTTCGTCGGCATGCTCGAGGCCCAGCATGCCCAGCGCCGGCGCATGATCGAGGCCCTGATGGCCGCCGGGCTGAAGCCGGAGCTGTTCCACGCCTTCGGCGCCCAGGCGCCGCAGCTCCACGCGGCCGCCACCGTCTCCTTCAATTGCAGCCTCAATGGCGATCTGAACCAGCGCGTGATCGAGGTGCCGGCCGCCGGCGGCTGCCTGCTCACCGACCGGCTGGCGCCGCAGGCGGGGCTCGAGATCCTGTTCGAGCCGGGCCGCGATCTCGAGCTCTATGACGGGCCCGAGGAGCTGGTCGAACGCGCCCGGGCGCTGCTCGCCGATCCCGCACGGGCCGCCGCGATCGCCGCGGCGGGCCTGGCGCGCTATCGCGAGGCCTATGCGCCCGCGGCGACGCAGGCCGAGTTCGCGGCGCTGCTGGAAGGGCGCGGCGGCCGCGCCGCGCATGCCCTGTCGCGGGAGCCCCGGGCGGCCAAGCCCGCGCTTGCCGAACCGGAGCGGCTGGCGGCGCGGCTCGCGCTCTACCAGGCGGTGCAGGAGCTGCACCGGCGGGAGCCGGCGCTCGCGATGCTGCTCGCGGGCGAGGCCGATCCCGACAGCGCCGCCGATCTGGTCGATCTGCCGCGGCTGCGAGTATCGGTCGAGCCCGGGCTGCCGGCGCCGGCGCAGGCCGCGATCGAGCGGCTCATCTTGCCCGGACAAGTGACCGTCGCCCCGGCGCAGCAGCGGCGCTGGGACATCCTGGCGGCCTCGCCCGCCTGGCTCGCGGCGGCCGGCGGTGCCGCCTTCCTCGCCCGAGCCTGCCGGGCGCTGGCGCTGAGCGAGCGGCCCGACGGCGCCGCGACGGCGATGCTCGCGAGCGCCGGCTTCACGCCCTGGCGCGACGAGCCGGCGCTGCATCTCTCGCCCGAGCTCGCCGCGACGCTCAACGCCAGCGATCAGGCGCGGTGA
- a CDS encoding gamma-glutamylcyclotransferase family protein — protein sequence MRLFFFGSLMDADLLRLVLDRDTSDIEHRAAEILGYERRRARNESFPIIVPTPGGRVEGRLVTGLTAEDVARIQWYESDDYALRPCVVKAGERRHDAQVFLATASLEDEGVAWEFDHWVAVEKTMCLSLAREIMSHYGQISSTELVERWPDMKARAMAQHFGEPAAQPVRRRAGARR from the coding sequence ATGCGCCTCTTCTTCTTCGGCAGCCTGATGGACGCGGACCTGCTGCGCCTGGTGCTCGATCGCGACACCAGCGACATCGAGCATCGCGCGGCCGAGATCCTCGGCTATGAGCGCCGCCGCGCCAGGAACGAGTCCTTTCCGATCATCGTGCCGACGCCGGGCGGGCGGGTCGAAGGCCGGCTCGTGACCGGCCTGACGGCCGAGGACGTGGCGCGCATCCAGTGGTACGAGTCCGACGACTATGCGCTCCGCCCCTGCGTGGTGAAGGCCGGCGAGCGCCGCCACGACGCCCAGGTCTTCCTCGCCACCGCCTCGCTCGAGGACGAGGGCGTCGCCTGGGAGTTCGATCACTGGGTCGCGGTCGAGAAGACCATGTGCCTGAGCCTCGCCCGGGAGATCATGAGCCATTACGGGCAGATCAGCTCGACCGAGCTGGTCGAGCGCTGGCCCGACATGAAGGCCCGCGCCATGGCCCAGCATTTCGGCGAGCCGGCCGCCCAGCCCGTGCGCCGGCGCGCGGGCGCGCGGCGGTAA
- the msrA gene encoding peptide-methionine (S)-S-oxide reductase MsrA — translation MLNRLFAEKPLRLPTKAEALPGRAEAMPVPEAHYVNGRKLTPPFPAGLQQAVFGLGCFWGAERKFWQAPGVWVTAVGYAGGITPNPTYRETCTGLTGHTEAVLVVFDPKETSYEALLKIFWESHDPTQGMRQGNDVGTAYRSAIYAFGPEQLRAAEASRQDYQRHLTKAGYGPITTEIAPAGPFYYAEDYHQQYLAKNPGGYCGLGGTGVSCPIGLTAVAE, via the coding sequence ATGCTGAACCGCCTCTTCGCCGAGAAGCCCCTGCGCCTGCCCACCAAGGCCGAGGCCCTGCCGGGTCGCGCCGAAGCCATGCCGGTGCCCGAGGCCCACTATGTCAACGGCCGCAAGCTGACCCCGCCTTTCCCGGCCGGGCTGCAGCAGGCCGTGTTCGGGCTCGGCTGCTTCTGGGGTGCCGAGCGCAAGTTCTGGCAGGCGCCCGGCGTCTGGGTGACCGCCGTGGGCTATGCCGGCGGCATCACGCCCAACCCGACCTACCGGGAGACCTGCACCGGTCTCACCGGCCATACCGAGGCGGTGCTGGTGGTGTTCGATCCCAAGGAGACTTCCTACGAGGCGCTCCTCAAGATCTTCTGGGAAAGCCACGACCCGACCCAGGGCATGCGCCAGGGCAACGATGTCGGCACGGCCTATCGCTCGGCGATCTATGCCTTCGGCCCCGAGCAGCTCCGGGCGGCCGAAGCCTCGCGCCAGGACTACCAGCGCCACCTGACCAAGGCCGGCTACGGCCCGATCACGACCGAGATCGCGCCCGCGGGGCCGTTCTACTACGCCGAGGATTATCACCAGCAGTATCTCGCCAAGAATCCGGGCGGCTATTGCGGGCTCGGCGGCACCGGCGTGAGCTGCCCGATCGGCCTGACGGCGGTGGCGGAGTAA
- a CDS encoding amidohydrolase, translated as MAQAAPDLILFNADIRTMDPLRPRAEALAVKEGRLTAIGRDDEIRALANGRTKKIDAGGRLALPGFQDTHIHLQDSGTDFSSSANLEECRTVEQFQTVLRAFAARRPDDPIVRGTGWYSGIFGAHNLDRAMLDAAVPDRPVLTYASDGHNAAINSKACEAIGLDASVADPENGKFVRDAKGVPTGLIYEDATEWVRRRLPKLPLDAYYDGVRFGQAHCNRHGITGVLDALVRERHMKVYCDLDRAGELTVRVRATAKVNPDETVEGALERLDALRRGFKTPMAQVHSAKFFLDGVLENRTAVMIEDYSDTQGGNAELFFEREQLRQLFIAFDAARYQLHVHVIGDGATRVALDDIEAARQANGAWPSLHQLAHVQVIDPADIPRLRELGVVANIQPLWARCEPSVTEVALPMIGEARGRWMYPWRTILDSGAPYAVSSDWGVSTLNPFAIMQVAVTRRPEYRKSNYPAFVEEECLTVEQVVRGYTTRAAEVAWRAEETGSLIPGKFADLILIDRDIFTIDPYEIGGTQVDLTLLGGREVHRAAGFAG; from the coding sequence ATGGCCCAGGCCGCCCCCGATCTCATCCTTTTCAATGCCGATATCCGCACCATGGACCCCTTGCGGCCGCGCGCCGAGGCGCTGGCGGTCAAGGAGGGAAGGTTGACCGCGATCGGCCGCGACGACGAGATCCGGGCGCTGGCCAACGGGCGCACGAAGAAGATCGACGCCGGCGGAAGGCTCGCCCTGCCCGGCTTCCAGGACACCCATATCCATCTCCAGGACAGCGGCACCGACTTCTCCTCGAGCGCCAATCTCGAGGAATGCCGCACGGTCGAGCAGTTCCAGACCGTCTTGCGCGCGTTCGCCGCGCGACGTCCCGACGACCCCATCGTGCGCGGCACCGGCTGGTACTCCGGCATCTTCGGCGCCCATAATCTCGACCGCGCCATGCTGGATGCCGCCGTGCCCGACCGGCCGGTGCTGACCTACGCCTCGGACGGCCATAACGCCGCGATCAACTCGAAGGCCTGCGAGGCGATCGGGCTCGATGCCAGCGTCGCCGATCCGGAGAACGGCAAGTTCGTGCGCGACGCCAAAGGTGTCCCCACGGGGCTGATCTACGAGGACGCCACGGAATGGGTGCGCCGGCGCCTGCCGAAGCTGCCGCTCGACGCCTATTACGACGGCGTGCGCTTCGGCCAGGCGCATTGCAACCGCCACGGCATCACCGGCGTGCTCGATGCGCTGGTGCGCGAACGTCACATGAAGGTCTATTGCGATCTCGACCGGGCGGGCGAGCTCACGGTGCGGGTGCGCGCCACGGCCAAGGTCAATCCCGACGAGACGGTCGAGGGGGCGCTGGAGCGCCTCGACGCGCTGCGGCGCGGCTTCAAGACGCCCATGGCCCAGGTCCATTCGGCGAAATTCTTCCTCGACGGCGTGCTCGAGAACCGCACCGCCGTCATGATCGAGGATTATTCCGACACGCAAGGCGGCAATGCGGAGCTCTTCTTCGAGCGGGAACAGCTGAGGCAGCTCTTCATCGCCTTCGATGCCGCCCGCTACCAGCTCCATGTCCATGTCATCGGCGACGGCGCGACGCGGGTGGCGCTCGACGATATCGAGGCGGCGCGCCAGGCCAACGGCGCCTGGCCCAGCCTGCATCAGCTGGCCCATGTCCAGGTGATCGATCCCGCCGACATCCCGCGGCTGCGCGAGCTCGGCGTCGTCGCCAATATCCAGCCGCTCTGGGCGCGCTGCGAGCCGTCCGTCACCGAGGTGGCCCTGCCGATGATCGGCGAGGCGCGCGGGCGGTGGATGTATCCCTGGCGCACGATCCTCGACAGCGGCGCGCCCTATGCCGTCAGCAGCGACTGGGGCGTCTCGACGCTCAATCCCTTCGCCATCATGCAGGTCGCGGTGACGCGCCGGCCGGAATACCGGAAGTCGAACTACCCGGCCTTCGTCGAGGAGGAATGCCTGACGGTCGAGCAGGTGGTGCGCGGCTATACCACGCGCGCGGCCGAGGTGGCCTGGCGCGCCGAGGAGACCGGCTCGCTGATCCCGGGCAAGTTCGCCGACCTGATCCTCATCGACCGCGACATCTTCACGATCGATCCCTACGAGATCGGCGGGACGCAGGTGGATCTGACGCTGCTGGGCGGGCGCGAGGTGCATCGCGCGGCGGGCTTCGCCGGCTGA
- a CDS encoding aldo/keto reductase, with product MAKARTVSLPSGEKVAALGQGTWRMGERGAERKREVAVLRLGLDLGLSLIDTAEMYGEGGAEEVVGEAVQGRRDQVFIVSKVYPQNASRRGVALACERSLKRLKTDRIDLYLLHWRGNEPLAETVAGFEALREAGKIRQWGVSNFDTDDMEELFAVAKGDACVTNQVLYNLKHRGPEFDLLPWQAERKIPAMAYSPLEIGAFASHAETKRIAERHRATTKQVALAWILRRPDAIVIPKASDPEHVRQNRAALDLALTPEDLAALDNLSPPPKRKTPLSMI from the coding sequence ATGGCGAAAGCGCGGACCGTTTCCCTGCCTTCGGGCGAGAAGGTCGCCGCCCTCGGCCAGGGCACCTGGCGCATGGGCGAGCGCGGGGCCGAGCGTAAGCGCGAGGTCGCGGTGCTCAGGCTCGGGCTCGATCTGGGGCTGAGCCTGATCGACACCGCCGAGATGTATGGCGAGGGCGGCGCCGAGGAGGTGGTCGGCGAGGCGGTCCAGGGCCGGCGCGACCAGGTCTTCATCGTCAGCAAGGTCTATCCGCAGAATGCGAGCCGCCGCGGCGTGGCGCTCGCCTGCGAGCGCAGCCTGAAGCGCCTCAAGACCGACCGCATCGATCTCTACCTGCTGCATTGGCGGGGCAACGAGCCGCTGGCGGAGACCGTCGCGGGCTTCGAGGCGCTGCGCGAGGCCGGCAAGATCCGCCAGTGGGGCGTCAGCAATTTCGACACCGACGACATGGAAGAGCTGTTCGCCGTCGCCAAGGGCGATGCCTGCGTCACCAACCAGGTGCTCTACAACCTGAAGCACCGCGGGCCGGAATTCGACCTCCTGCCCTGGCAGGCGGAGCGCAAGATCCCGGCGATGGCCTATTCGCCGCTGGAGATCGGCGCCTTCGCGAGCCATGCCGAGACGAAGCGCATCGCCGAGCGCCACCGCGCGACGACGAAGCAGGTGGCGCTGGCCTGGATCCTGCGCCGGCCCGATGCCATCGTGATCCCGAAGGCATCCGACCCCGAGCATGTCCGCCAGAACCGCGCGGCGCTCGATCTCGCCCTGACGCCGGAAGATCTGGCGGCGCTCGACAACCTGTCGCCGCCGCCCAAGCGCAAGACGCCGCTGTCGATGATCTGA